A window from Pseudomonas moraviensis encodes these proteins:
- a CDS encoding ABC transporter ATP-binding protein/permease, with protein MNQNAEYSAVNDAVRGQFFRKVWAMTTPYWRSEEKGKAWTLLIAVIALTLFSVWIAVWLNSWYKDFYNALQKKDEAAFWQLILYFCGIAAVAILAAVYRQYLTQMLTIRWRAWLTEKHFTRWLEHKNYYQLEQGGYTDNPDQRISEDLNKFTANTLALGLGLIRTVVSLVSFSIILWGVSGSIEVFGFTIPGYMFWCALVYAAVGSWLTHLIGRRLIGLNNNQQRFEADLRFSMVRVRENAESIALYNGEPNENRRLSNRFGLVWHNFWDIMRVSKRLTFFTSGYGQIAIIFPFIVAAPRYFSGKIELGELMQINSAFGNVQENFSWFISAYQDLAEWRATCDRLLSFRNAMSNNEERVPAIDVQNQGSELQVHRLGLDLADGRHLLTNADLTVEAGERVMLSGRSGSGKSTLLRAMGHLWPAGHGNIRLPAARYLFLPQKPYLPIGTLREALSYPQPGDTYAPERYAQVLETCRLPHLVGRLDEANHWQRMLSPGEQQRLAFARALLYAPQWLYMDEATSAMDEEDEATLYQALIDEIPGLSIVSVGHRSSLKRFHPRHVRIDSGRLVEQPVTA; from the coding sequence ATGAATCAGAACGCTGAATATTCCGCGGTCAACGATGCTGTGCGCGGGCAGTTTTTTCGCAAAGTCTGGGCGATGACCACGCCTTACTGGCGCAGCGAAGAGAAGGGCAAGGCCTGGACATTGCTGATTGCCGTGATCGCGCTGACGTTGTTCAGCGTATGGATCGCGGTGTGGCTGAACAGTTGGTACAAGGATTTCTACAACGCCCTGCAGAAAAAGGACGAGGCGGCGTTCTGGCAGTTGATCCTGTACTTCTGCGGTATTGCGGCTGTGGCGATTCTCGCTGCGGTTTATCGCCAATATCTGACGCAGATGCTGACCATTCGCTGGCGGGCATGGCTGACCGAAAAGCACTTCACCCGTTGGCTTGAACACAAGAATTACTATCAGCTGGAGCAGGGCGGTTACACCGATAACCCCGATCAGCGAATTTCCGAAGACCTTAATAAATTCACCGCGAACACGCTGGCGCTGGGCTTGGGCTTGATCCGTACGGTCGTCAGTCTGGTGTCGTTTTCGATCATCCTGTGGGGTGTGTCCGGGAGCATCGAGGTGTTCGGTTTCACTATTCCCGGCTATATGTTCTGGTGTGCACTGGTCTATGCGGCGGTCGGCAGTTGGCTGACGCACTTGATTGGTAGACGTCTGATCGGTTTGAACAACAATCAGCAGCGCTTTGAAGCCGACCTGCGTTTTTCGATGGTTCGGGTACGCGAAAACGCTGAAAGCATCGCGTTGTACAACGGCGAGCCGAATGAAAACCGTCGTTTGAGCAATCGCTTCGGACTGGTCTGGCATAACTTCTGGGACATCATGCGCGTGTCCAAGCGCCTGACGTTTTTCACTTCGGGCTATGGCCAGATCGCAATCATTTTTCCGTTCATCGTTGCAGCGCCGCGGTATTTCAGCGGCAAGATCGAGCTGGGTGAGCTGATGCAAATCAACTCGGCGTTCGGCAATGTGCAGGAGAACTTCAGTTGGTTCATCAGCGCTTACCAGGATCTGGCCGAGTGGCGGGCCACTTGCGATCGTCTGCTGAGTTTCCGCAATGCCATGAGCAACAACGAGGAGCGCGTGCCCGCCATCGATGTGCAGAATCAGGGCAGCGAATTGCAGGTGCACCGCCTCGGCCTGGATCTGGCCGACGGTCGTCACCTGCTGACCAACGCCGATTTGACCGTGGAGGCGGGTGAGCGAGTGATGCTCAGCGGCCGTTCCGGCAGCGGCAAGTCCACTCTGCTGCGGGCGATGGGGCATTTGTGGCCGGCGGGCCACGGCAATATTCGTTTGCCGGCGGCGCGCTACCTGTTCCTGCCACAGAAACCTTATCTGCCCATCGGTACATTGCGTGAGGCACTGAGTTATCCACAACCGGGCGACACCTACGCGCCAGAGCGTTATGCACAAGTACTGGAAACCTGCCGTCTGCCGCACCTGGTTGGACGTCTGGATGAGGCCAATCACTGGCAGCGCATGCTCTCGCCGGGCGAGCAGCAACGCCTGGCCTTCGCCCGCGCACTTCTCTATGCACCGCAATGGCTGTACATGGACGAAGCCACTTCGGCGATGGATGAAGAGGACGAGGCGACGCTTTATCAGGCGTTGATCGATGAGATTCCGGGGTTGAGCATTGTCAGCGTCGGCCATCGAAGCAGTTTGAAACGATTCCATCCACGGCATGTGCGGATCGACAGCGGGCGTCTGGTGGAGCAACCCGTGACTGCCTGA
- a CDS encoding FadR/GntR family transcriptional regulator, whose product MEKLIDTPRLPRKRRSLAQELVTVLSEQIRDGLLKRGDKLPTESAIMEAHGVSRTVVREAISRLQAAGQVETRHGIGTFVLDTPSPSGFRIDPATVVTLRDVLAILELRISLEVESAGLAAQRRSAEQLATMRAALDALNESASHASDAVSSDFAFHLEIALSTGNRYFTDIMTHLGTSIIPRTRLNSARLAHDDQQHYMSRLSREHEEIYDAIARQDSDAARAAMRLHLTNSRERLRQAHEEAQAQG is encoded by the coding sequence ATGGAAAAGCTGATCGACACCCCGCGCCTCCCCCGCAAGCGCCGCAGCCTCGCCCAGGAACTGGTGACGGTGTTGAGCGAGCAGATCCGCGATGGCCTGCTCAAGCGTGGCGACAAGTTGCCCACCGAGTCGGCGATCATGGAAGCCCATGGTGTCAGCCGCACTGTGGTGCGCGAAGCGATTTCCCGTTTGCAGGCTGCCGGTCAGGTGGAAACCCGCCACGGCATCGGCACCTTTGTTCTCGACACACCGAGCCCGAGCGGTTTCCGCATCGACCCGGCCACTGTCGTCACTCTGCGTGACGTCCTGGCGATTCTCGAATTGCGTATCAGCCTCGAAGTCGAATCCGCCGGCCTCGCCGCGCAACGTCGCAGTGCCGAGCAACTGGCAACCATGCGCGCCGCCCTCGACGCCCTGAACGAAAGCGCCTCGCATGCCAGCGATGCGGTGTCTTCGGACTTCGCTTTCCACCTGGAAATCGCCCTGTCCACTGGCAACCGCTACTTCACCGACATCATGACCCACCTGGGCACCAGCATCATTCCGCGTACGCGGCTGAACTCGGCGCGCCTGGCCCACGATGATCAACAGCATTACATGAGCCGCCTGAGCCGCGAGCACGAGGAAATCTACGACGCGATTGCCCGTCAGGACTCCGATGCCGCGCGTGCGGCGATGCGTCTGCACCTGACCAACAGCCGCGAAAGGCTGCGCCAGGCCCATGAAGAGGCGCAGGCGCAGGGCTGA
- a CDS encoding ATP-binding protein has protein sequence MLAPVQLTSATRQNLWRLTFIRTLVLAAQAGSVGLAYWLQLLPLPWVQLAMTLGCSILLCVFTAVRLRTSWPVTELEYALQLACDLVIHSALLYFSGGSTNPFVSYYLVPLTIAAVTLPWRYSVILSGIALALYTVMLTRFYPLETLPVARENLQIYGMWLSFALAAAVITFFAARMAEELRRQEELRAIRREEGLRDQQLLAVATQAAGAAHELGTPLATMSVLLKEMQQDHPDALLQDDLKVLQDQVKLCKETLQQLVRAAEANRRLAVEMQDVTDWLDEALNRWHLMRPEASYRFQRLGQGTVPRMAPPPDLTQALLNLLNNAADACPENLQVTLDWDAETLTISIRDHGAGVPLAIAEQIGKPFFTTKGKGFGLGLFLSKASVTRAGGSVKLYSHEEGGTLTELRLPHGARGDQHE, from the coding sequence ATGCTCGCCCCCGTACAACTGACTTCCGCCACTCGCCAGAACCTCTGGCGGCTGACTTTCATCCGCACCCTGGTGCTGGCCGCGCAGGCCGGATCCGTGGGCCTGGCGTACTGGCTGCAATTGTTGCCATTGCCGTGGGTGCAGTTGGCGATGACCCTGGGCTGTTCGATTCTGCTCTGCGTGTTCACGGCTGTGCGCCTGCGTACGTCGTGGCCGGTGACCGAGCTTGAATACGCGCTGCAATTGGCCTGCGATCTGGTGATTCACAGTGCGCTGCTGTATTTCTCCGGCGGCTCGACCAACCCGTTCGTTTCCTATTATCTGGTGCCGCTGACCATCGCGGCGGTGACGTTGCCGTGGCGTTATTCGGTGATTCTGTCCGGCATCGCACTAGCGCTGTACACGGTGATGCTGACGCGTTTCTACCCGCTGGAAACCTTGCCGGTCGCCCGTGAGAATCTGCAGATCTACGGCATGTGGCTGAGCTTCGCCCTCGCCGCTGCAGTAATCACGTTCTTCGCCGCGCGCATGGCTGAAGAGCTGCGCCGGCAGGAAGAGTTGCGTGCGATTCGTCGCGAAGAGGGTCTGCGCGATCAGCAGTTGCTGGCCGTTGCGACCCAGGCTGCCGGTGCGGCGCATGAGCTGGGTACCCCGCTGGCGACCATGAGCGTGTTGCTCAAGGAAATGCAGCAGGATCACCCCGATGCACTGCTGCAGGACGATCTGAAAGTGCTGCAGGATCAGGTCAAGCTGTGCAAGGAAACCTTGCAGCAACTGGTCCGCGCCGCTGAGGCCAACCGGCGTCTGGCAGTAGAAATGCAGGACGTCACCGATTGGCTCGACGAGGCGCTGAACCGCTGGCACCTGATGCGCCCGGAGGCCAGTTATCGCTTCCAGCGTCTCGGCCAGGGCACGGTGCCGCGCATGGCGCCGCCGCCGGATCTGACTCAGGCGCTGCTTAATTTGCTGAACAACGCTGCTGACGCCTGCCCGGAAAATCTCCAGGTGACGCTGGATTGGGATGCGGAAACGTTGACCATCAGCATTCGCGACCACGGCGCCGGTGTGCCGCTGGCCATTGCCGAGCAGATCGGCAAACCGTTTTTTACCACCAAGGGCAAAGGTTTCGGCCTGGGCCTGTTTTTGAGCAAGGCCAGCGTGACACGCGCCGGCGGCTCAGTGAAACTCTATAGTCATGAGGAAGGCGGCACGCTCACCGAGCTGCGCCTGCCCCACGGCGCCCGAGGAGACCAACATGAGTGA
- a CDS encoding response regulator transcription factor: MSDEIQVEGEELPHLLLVDDDATFTRVMARAMARRGFRVSTAGSAEEGLTIAQADLPDYAALDLKMDGDSGLVLLPKLLELDPEMRVVILTGYSSIATAVEAIKRGACNYLCKPADADDVLAALLSEHADLDSLVPENPMSVDRLQWEHIQRVLTEHEGNISATARALGMHRRTLQRKLQKRPVRR, from the coding sequence ATGAGTGACGAAATCCAAGTCGAAGGCGAAGAACTGCCGCATCTGCTGCTGGTCGACGACGACGCGACCTTCACCCGCGTCATGGCCCGTGCCATGGCCCGCCGCGGCTTTCGCGTCAGCACCGCCGGTTCCGCTGAAGAAGGCCTGACCATCGCCCAGGCCGATCTGCCTGATTACGCCGCGCTGGACCTGAAAATGGACGGCGATTCCGGCCTGGTGTTGCTGCCCAAGCTACTGGAGCTGGACCCGGAAATGCGCGTGGTGATCCTCACCGGTTATTCGAGCATTGCCACCGCGGTCGAGGCGATCAAGCGCGGCGCCTGCAACTATCTGTGCAAACCCGCCGATGCCGACGACGTACTGGCCGCGCTGCTGTCCGAGCACGCCGACCTCGACAGTCTGGTGCCGGAAAACCCGATGTCGGTCGACCGCCTGCAGTGGGAGCACATCCAGCGCGTGCTCACCGAGCACGAAGGCAACATCTCCGCCACGGCGCGAGCGCTGGGCATGCACCGCCGCACCCTGCAGCGCAAACTGCAGAAGCGTCCGGTGCGTCGCTGA
- the kdgD gene encoding 5-dehydro-4-deoxyglucarate dehydratase, whose amino-acid sequence MNPQELKSILSAGLLSFPVTDFNAQGDFNRAGYIKRLEWLAPYGASALFAAGGTGEFFSLAASEYSEIIKTAVDTCATSVPILAGVGGSTRQAIEYAQEAERLGAKGLLLLPHYLTEASQDGVAAHVEAVCKSVKIGVVVYNRNVCRLTAPLLERLAERCPNLIGYKDGLGDIELMVSIRRRLGDRFSYLGGLPTAEVYAAAYKALGVPVYSSAVFNFIPKTAMDFYHAIAREDHATVGKIIDDFFLPYLDIRNRKAGYAVSIVKAGAKIAGYDAGPVRAPLTDLTGEEYEMLAALIDKQGAQ is encoded by the coding sequence ATGAATCCACAAGAACTGAAGTCCATCCTCTCTGCCGGCCTGCTGTCTTTCCCGGTGACCGATTTCAACGCGCAGGGCGATTTCAACCGCGCGGGCTACATTAAACGCCTGGAATGGCTGGCTCCGTATGGCGCTTCAGCTCTGTTCGCTGCCGGCGGCACCGGTGAGTTCTTCTCCCTGGCCGCCAGCGAATACTCGGAAATCATCAAGACTGCCGTTGACACCTGCGCCACCAGCGTGCCAATCCTCGCCGGCGTCGGTGGTTCGACCCGTCAGGCCATCGAATACGCTCAGGAAGCCGAACGTCTGGGCGCCAAAGGCCTGTTGCTGCTGCCGCACTACCTGACCGAAGCGAGCCAGGACGGTGTTGCCGCGCACGTTGAAGCCGTGTGCAAATCGGTGAAGATCGGCGTGGTCGTCTACAACCGCAACGTTTGCCGCCTCACCGCACCGCTGCTGGAACGTCTGGCCGAGCGCTGCCCGAACCTGATCGGTTACAAGGATGGCCTGGGCGATATCGAGTTGATGGTGTCGATCCGTCGCCGCCTCGGTGATCGTTTCAGCTACCTGGGTGGTCTGCCGACCGCCGAAGTCTACGCCGCTGCCTACAAGGCGCTGGGCGTGCCGGTGTACTCCTCGGCGGTGTTCAACTTCATCCCGAAAACCGCGATGGACTTCTACCACGCGATCGCTCGCGAAGATCACGCCACCGTCGGCAAGATCATCGACGACTTCTTCCTGCCATACCTGGACATCCGCAACCGCAAGGCCGGTTACGCCGTGAGCATCGTCAAGGCAGGTGCAAAAATCGCCGGCTATGACGCAGGCCCGGTGCGGGCACCGCTGACCGACCTGACCGGCGAAGAGTACGAAATGCTCGCTGCGCTGATCGACAAGCAAGGCGCGCAGTAA